The genomic stretch ATCCGGGTCGCTCATTTCGTCCTGCCCCGTTGGCCGCAGATAAAGCGCATCACAGGCCAGGTCGTTTGCCGCCAACCAGGCCTGGGTGTACTCTGTCCAGCCTGCGGGGCGCCCGGAACAGATCACGATGGTTTCGCCCACCTGTTTGAGCCGCCGCAGCAGATGCGCCACCGGGGCGATGACTTCGGCCTCGGCCATGGCCTGATGAAAGGCCTCCCAGTTCTTCACCTCGCCATGCACCAGATGCCCCAGCCGGGGCGCATCAAATTGGGCAAGGGTGCCATCGACATCAAAAACGACACAGGGCCGTCCGGTTTCAGAGCGCATGTGCAACCTCCTTATGGCTATCATTCACCCAGACAAACGAAATCGGATGGGCGTTTGGCGCGCGAGCACCGGTGTTGTGTTGTCCCGCCAACAGGCGGGTGGCGCGGATCACCCCGGAATGACAGACCAGAACCGGCAGGCGATCTTGCGCCTGCGCACAGCACGCGGTTATGGCCTCGGCCACCCGGATGATCATCTCTGACCAGTCTTCGCCGCCTTCCGGCCGCCCCGCGCGCGGTGGCAGCTCTGCCAGCGGCGCGCCTTCAAACTGACCCCAGTCTCTTTCTCGCAGGCCGGGGTGGCAGTGGAATTCCTGATCTGGAAACCCCAGCTGGCAGGTCTGTTGCGCGCGCTCCAAGGGGCTGGAAAACAGCGCAATGGCCCCCCTCCATGGATGCCCGCGCAAAGCCCGCGCCTGCTGGCGGCCCAAATCCGTGAGCGCAACATCCAACCGCCCGGCGATAATGCTGTCGCGGTTTGCGGTGGTCTGCCCATGGCGGATCAGGCAAATGCTCTGCGACGGCAGCTTTGGCCAGGATGGGGAGGCCGCGCTCATAGCGGGATACTCTCATGCATAAAGACCTCGGCGCCCAGACCCTCTTCCACCAGATAGTCCTCGGGGCTGATACAAAAGGCAGGGGCAAACCGTTTTGCCCCAAGGCGGCGCAGCATCTTGATCTGATCCCCCAGCGGAGGGTGCACATTCCAGCGTTGGAAATAGCCGCCGGGCACCGCGCAGATGCCACGGGCATGGGCGGTCATATGGCCAGTGAAAATCACATGGGCATCGCCCCCCAGTCGTCCACTTTCTCGCCAGGCCCGCACATAGCCCCAAGCCGCGCCCCCATCCGCATTGGGGGTGTCGCAGATCAAAAACCGTGCCTGCTCCAGATCGCCGCGCTGCAGCAGCGGTGCAATCTCCTGCGCCCGCGGGCTTAGACCGCCGCGCGCCAGCGCTGCCGTCAGCGCTGCCCGGCATTCCGGGTCAAGGATCACCGCCTCCACCCCAAAACGCTGCACCAGATGCAGTGCCATTTCCCCGGCCCGTCCCGAGGGCGGCACCGGCAGCAGGATCTGCCCTGGCAGCTGGTCGATCAACTGATCCAAAGCGGCAAAGCGTTCGCGCTGCGCAACCGGATCCAGCTGGTAAGAGCAATCCAGAATGGCCGTCGCTGCGGCGGGCGGCGGATCAAAGGCAAACCAGTTGGATTCCTCGGACCAATCGCCGGAGTAAAACAGCCCCGCGCCAATATCAAAATGCATCCAGATGCCGCCCAGTGCATGCCCATTGCGGCCGGTGGTCAGGCGAATGCCATCAATCAGCACCGCGCCCTGTTCCGGCAAGAGCCGCACCTCTGCCGCCGGGGGCAGCGCCTGCGCCGTCTGCGCCGTGGCATAGATCGGCAGTCCTGCCTCAACCGCATAGGCGGCACCACCTATGTGGTCGATATGGTCATGGGTGATAAACACCGCATCTGCCCCGACCAGCCAGGCCGGGTCAAAATGTGCGTTGGCCTCTGGTCCGAACCCGCAGTCCAACAACCAGGTTTTACCCTCAACACAGAGGCGCATACAGGCTGGGCCTTTGTCGCCAATGCCCGACAATACTTCAATCGTGTTCATCTAGTCCTCGCAAAACGCCCAGGGAGATCCAATGCTGAGCCCCAGCTGGCTGCCCTCAGGGTAGCGCACCCGGCTTTCGGCCATCAGCTCGGCCCCCTCAGGGGTTCGAAGCATGAGCCGATAGCGCCCGCCCAGATAGGTACTGCGGATCACTGCCGCCCGCAGATCACCGGTTTCGGTTATGGTGATATCTTCGGGGCGCAGGCAGAGCTGGTTGGGCCGGTCCGTGCTGGTCTGCACCGAGATCTGCGTGCCCAAAAGCCGCGCCGCGCCCTGCCCCTTGCCCCTGCCCGGGGTAAAATCGCTGATCGGCAGCACTGTGCCGTCGCCAACAAAACCCGCGACAAAGCGATTGCAGGGCCGACTGTACAGCGCCTCGGGGGTGTCGAACTGTACGATGCGCCCCTCATGCATCACCGCGATCCGGTCGGCCATCGCCATGGCCTCGGCCTGATCATGGGTCACATAGACCATGGTGGCGCCGGTACGGTGGTGGAAATCCAAAAACACCTCCTGCATCGAGGCGCGCAGCGCCACATCCAGATTGGCCAGGGGTTCATCCAGCAAAACCGCCTGCGGGTCCGACACCAGACAGCGCGCCAGGGCAACCCGCTGCCGCTGCCCCCCGGACAGATCCGCAGGCATACGGTCGGCAAAAGCCACCAGCCCGGTGGCCTGCAAGGCGGCTTCGGTTTGGCGGCTTTGCTCGGATTTTGACAGGCCGCGAACCTCCAGCGCAAAGGAGACATTGCGGCGCACGGACATATGCGGCCAGAGCGCATAGGACTGGAAGACAAAGCCGATATTGCGCGCCTCGGGTGGCACCGCATGACCCGTCGCCGCATTTGCCATTTCCTGTGCACCGATGGACAGGGCGCCAGAGGTGGGGGCCTCAAACCCCGCCAGCAGCCGCAGCAAGGTTGACTTGCCACACCCCGATGGGCCCAGAAGGGCGACAAATTCACCGTCTTGGATGGTGGCGCTGATGGCATGCAAGGCGGGGATGCCTGCAAATTGCTTTTCAACAGCGTCCAGTTTTATGTCTGCCATGGCAGGCTTCCTTTTGGCAGGTGACGCGCCGAGATCTGCAGGCCGGCCATCAAGCCCATCACCACCAGAACAATGGTCATGGCAAGCGCCGACGCCATCACCGTCTCACCGCTGTCATCCAGGTTAAAAATCATCACGCCGAGGGTCTCAGTCCCCGAGGACCACAACAGCGCGGAAACGGTCAGCTCATTGAAGGCGGTGAGGAAAACCAGGATCGCCCCCGCCGCCGCCGCCGGTGCAGAAAGCGGCAGGATGATTAGGCGCAGGCGCTGAAACAGCGTGGCACCGACGGATTGCGCGGCTTCGTTCATCGCCGGGTCAAGCTGACGGATGCTGGCCTGAATGGGACGAAACATAACCACCAGGAACCGCGCCAGATAGGCGAGGAATATAATCCAGATGGTGCCGTAGAGTGTCGCATCGGTGAACGGCAGATTGATCAACAACAGGATCATCGCAATCGCCAGCACCACCCCCGGCAGCGCATAGGGCAGATCCACAAGCGCATCAAACACCCGCCCCAACCGCGACGGGTTGCGCTCCATCAGCCAGGCCAGCGGCAGGCAGATCAGCACCAACGCCACAGCGGCGCCACTGGCCAGGCCCAGTGAGTTCACAAAGGCCCGCGCCGTGGCTGGTTGGCGAAACAGCGCCTCATGCCAGGAGGCCAGGGTCACGGTCTCAAAGCTCAGCGGCACACCGTAGGCGGGCACCAGCGAGGTCGCAATCAGCCCCAGCATCGGCAGCACCAGAATGGCGCAGACAACCAGCCAGAGGCCAATCTCGATGGGCAGGCGCGCAGATCCCAGCGGCATAGCCAGCGGCCGCGCGGTGGAGCCCACCAGATGCACCTTTTGGCGCGACTGGAA from Phaeobacter sp. G2 encodes the following:
- a CDS encoding polynucleotide kinase; translated protein: MRSETGRPCVVFDVDGTLAQFDAPRLGHLVHGEVKNWEAFHQAMAEAEVIAPVAHLLRRLKQVGETIVICSGRPAGWTEYTQAWLAANDLACDALYLRPTGQDEMSDPDVKRRLLAEMRADGFEPWIVVDDRSSVVDLWRAEGLTCLQCAPGDF
- a CDS encoding histidine phosphatase family protein; this translates as MSAASPSWPKLPSQSICLIRHGQTTANRDSIIAGRLDVALTDLGRQQARALRGHPWRGAIALFSSPLERAQQTCQLGFPDQEFHCHPGLRERDWGQFEGAPLAELPPRAGRPEGGEDWSEMIIRVAEAITACCAQAQDRLPVLVCHSGVIRATRLLAGQHNTGARAPNAHPISFVWVNDSHKEVAHAL
- a CDS encoding MBL fold metallo-hydrolase is translated as MNTIEVLSGIGDKGPACMRLCVEGKTWLLDCGFGPEANAHFDPAWLVGADAVFITHDHIDHIGGAAYAVEAGLPIYATAQTAQALPPAAEVRLLPEQGAVLIDGIRLTTGRNGHALGGIWMHFDIGAGLFYSGDWSEESNWFAFDPPPAAATAILDCSYQLDPVAQRERFAALDQLIDQLPGQILLPVPPSGRAGEMALHLVQRFGVEAVILDPECRAALTAALARGGLSPRAQEIAPLLQRGDLEQARFLICDTPNADGGAAWGYVRAWRESGRLGGDAHVIFTGHMTAHARGICAVPGGYFQRWNVHPPLGDQIKMLRRLGAKRFAPAFCISPEDYLVEEGLGAEVFMHESIPL
- a CDS encoding ABC transporter ATP-binding protein codes for the protein MADIKLDAVEKQFAGIPALHAISATIQDGEFVALLGPSGCGKSTLLRLLAGFEAPTSGALSIGAQEMANAATGHAVPPEARNIGFVFQSYALWPHMSVRRNVSFALEVRGLSKSEQSRQTEAALQATGLVAFADRMPADLSGGQRQRVALARCLVSDPQAVLLDEPLANLDVALRASMQEVFLDFHHRTGATMVYVTHDQAEAMAMADRIAVMHEGRIVQFDTPEALYSRPCNRFVAGFVGDGTVLPISDFTPGRGKGQGAARLLGTQISVQTSTDRPNQLCLRPEDITITETGDLRAAVIRSTYLGGRYRLMLRTPEGAELMAESRVRYPEGSQLGLSIGSPWAFCED
- a CDS encoding iron ABC transporter permease: MFMPQTAGGSRSEHRLLSFILFVAIALTLTPVLRLFVEGVTIDDQLNLSLFSEVLMQSQTQLALKHSLITAGFGTLVSLLIGSAFAFLVALTDLRAKTTLVFCLMIPMMIPPQITALSWTQIMGPSSVLLKTLGLAPAMGTPQPLYSQGGIILLLGIQHTAIIFLTLRAGLRAIPQDVVEAARISGASGLRLWWHIILPLCLPSLAAGIAITFVTALGNFGIPAMLGIPAGYSTLPTLIYQRLSGLSSTVLAEVAVLAMVIGCVAICGILLQRFFQSRQKVHLVGSTARPLAMPLGSARLPIEIGLWLVVCAILVLPMLGLIATSLVPAYGVPLSFETVTLASWHEALFRQPATARAFVNSLGLASGAAVALVLICLPLAWLMERNPSRLGRVFDALVDLPYALPGVVLAIAMILLLINLPFTDATLYGTIWIIFLAYLARFLVVMFRPIQASIRQLDPAMNEAAQSVGATLFQRLRLIILPLSAPAAAAGAILVFLTAFNELTVSALLWSSGTETLGVMIFNLDDSGETVMASALAMTIVLVVMGLMAGLQISARHLPKGSLPWQT